A region from the Eleginops maclovinus isolate JMC-PN-2008 ecotype Puerto Natales chromosome 17, JC_Emac_rtc_rv5, whole genome shotgun sequence genome encodes:
- the pmch gene encoding pro-MCH, producing the protein MIYSLLYTLVLFSELSSHYVTVAMPAAKVEDGGLEQDGFFLEDEPLTEPAFVPPAYRRNLVLDTNMRDEDGSPKIIIISDMGLKGQSIRGLNPAFARSFPLLTDRSVSRTPAEHTLKIDRRNTDLDILRCMIGRVYRPCWEA; encoded by the exons ATGATCTACTCTCTCCTGTACACCCTGGTGCTGTTCTCAGAGCTGAGCAGCCACTATGTCACTGTAGCTATGCCTGCAGCTAAAGTAGAAGACGGAGGATTGGAGCAGGATGGCTTTTTCCTGGAGGACGAACCCCTGACTGAGCCCGCCTTTGTTCCCCCTGCCTACAGACGGAATCTTGTGCTGGACACCAACATGAGGGATGAAGACGGGAGTCCtaaaatcatcatcatctct GACATGGGGCTGAAAGGACAAAGTATTCGTGGTCTGAACCCGGCCTTTGCCCGCAGCTTTCCTCTGCTCACAGACCGAAGCGTGAGTCGCACTCCCGCTGAACACACTTTGAAAATTGACCGCCGAAACACTGACCTTGACA TTCTGCGATGTATGATAGGAAGAGTGTACCGACCCTGCTGGGAAGCATAA
- the parpbp gene encoding PCNA-interacting partner translates to MESLGGRLKVMVKVFRRECQSVLHSERTTIHGADGMLMILQLAMAEVNKQHGREFKVALSDVLMAWKHLLLDKLHLPPPNSARMENYDLILEAYESFLKRSNTVDLIDILSLYKQMRLVDSDPEEPLSPVQLFEFLSSNKEVLEFPDSAVPSTPSSKIRPCCSQVKIAVRRVFCSYLNLLVNVKNDIALALTLDVPSRALGRQAFTDVKHAAQNNSTSLFLAVTSFVRAIQLGGRGYAPAESDPLRKHVKGLSDFVEFLDNLGELLGEIPDPSVCGARLVAAIRAVLVKGRSSGDAVYAAAEETTKELKERICQLYQIQKEIAKGSGTGISPARPKAHTVNHCTAYGGRDTVKVLLALLDEEALTPPSQNKADLLSEDQPVLSEAEGTCILNLFRSPEVSTGSSPEPLKNRVQSRLDLLKPKPKEGVIRSQFACTYKDEELPLNRVLEFPSSSQMPTCVHPAPKPKNIPPVDEECSSDVEDKTKAKSTSECLNKEQSSVQRGAALGPRSGNAQKRVAGLGIKKKTGTRAQGKGNKRKQVDSDQHEGSENEPPEKKQLTGVSLKMPGKNVSKVFSKKKLIAGQGKLTSFFRV, encoded by the exons ATGGAGTCCCTAGGGGGGCGTCTGAAGGTGATGGTTAAAGTGTTCAGGAGAGAGTGCCAAAGCGTTTTACACTCTGAGAGGACCACCATTCATGGAGCTGATGGCATGCTGATGATACTGCAGCTGGCAATGGCAGAAGTTAACAAGCAG CACGGCCGAGAGTTCAAAGTGGCCCTGAGTGATGTCCTGATGGCCTGGAAACACTTATTGTTAGACAAACTTCACCTGCCACCCCCCAACTCTGCACGCATGGAGAACTATGATCTCATCCTGGAGGCATATGAATCCTTCCTGAAGCGCTCCAACACTGTGGACCTGATTGATATCCTCTCCCTGTACAAACAGATGAGATTAGTGGACTCGGACCCAGAGGAGCCTTTGAGCCCG GTTCAGCTGTTTGAGTTCTTATCGAGCAACAAGGAGGTCTTGGAGTTTCCAGACTCTGCAGTCCCGTCAACACCGTCTAGTAAAATCAGACCCTGCTGCTCACAG GTGAAAATTGCAGTGAGAAGAGTTTTCTGCTCCTATCTGAATTTGCTTGTGAACGTCAAGAATGACATCGCCTTGGCGCTGACCCTTGACGTCCCTAGTCGTGCTCTCGGACGTCAGGCATTTACCGACGTCAAGCATGCTGCACAAAACAACAGCACCTCTCTCTTCTTG GCTGTGACATCTTTTGTGAGGGCCATCCAGCTCGGAGGCAGAGGCTACGCTCCAGCTGAGTCTGACCCACTGAGGAAACATGTCAAAGGCCTGTCTGACTTTGTTGAGTTTTTAGACAACCTGGGAGAATTACTCGGGGAGATACCCGACCCAAG tgtctGTGGAGCCAGGCTGGTGGCTGCCATCAGGGCGGTGCTGGTGAAGGGACGCAGCAGTGGAGATGCAGTGTATGCTGCGGCTGAGGAGACGACAAAGGAGCTGAAGGAGAGGATTTGCCAGCTATATCAGATCCAGAAAGAGATTGCTAAGGGAAGCGGGACAGGGATCAGCCCTGCCAGG CCAAAGGCGCACACAGTCAATCACTGCACTGCGTACGGTGGTCGGGACACTGTGAAGGTGCTGCTGGCTCTGTTGGATGAAGAGGCCCTGACTCCCCCGTCTCAGAACAAGGCGGACCTGCTGTCTGAGGACCAGCCCGTCCTTAGTGAAGCAGAGGGGACCTGCATCCTCAACTTGTTCAG ATCCCCTGAAGTGTCAACTGGAAGCTCTCCAGAACCTCTTAAGAACAGAGTCCAGAGCCGGCTAGACCTTCTCAAGCCCAAG CCCAAAGAGGGAGTCATTCGATCCCAGTTTGCATGCACATACAAGGATGAAGAACTGCCACTCAACCGTGTGCTGGAGTTCCCCAGCAGCAGCCAGATGCCCACCTGTGTGCACCCGGCACCCAAACCCAAAAACATCCCCCCTGTGGACGAGGAGTGCAGCTCTGATGTGGAGGACAAAACCAAAG CCAAGTCCACATCTGAATGCCTGAATAAAGAGCAGAGCAGTGTGCAGCGGGGGGCTGCTCTCGGGCCAAGAAGTGGAAATGCCCAAAAAAGAGTTGCAGGCCTGggcattaaaaagaaaactggcACTCGGGCACAAGGAAAGGGCAACAAGAGGAAGCAGGTGGATTCGGACCAACATGAAGGATCGGAGAACGAGCCCCCAGAGAAGAAGCAGCTCACTGGTGTCTCACTCAAAATGCCTGGCAAGAATGTCAGCAAGGTCTTCAGTAAGAAGAAGCTGATAGCTGGACAGGGAAAACTAACAAGCTTCTTCAGGGTCtaa